The genomic DNA TGCGCCGCAACTTCGGACAGACCTCGGCGCTGGCCGCCGGCTTCGACCACGCCCGCGGCGAGTACGTGCTGGCCATGGACGGCGACCTGCAGCACGAGCCCGAGGACATCCCCCTGTTCCTGGAGAAGCTGCACGAGGGCTACGACATCGTCAGCGGATGGCGCAAGCAGCGCATCGACAATCTGTGGTTGCGGCGCATCCCCTCGCGCGTGGCCAACTGGCTGATGGCCAAGCTGAGCGGGGTGGACATCCACGACTTCGGCACCACCTTCAAGGCCTATCGCCGGGAATTGATCCACCAGGTGCCGCTCTACGGCGAACTGCACCGCTTCATTCCCGCGCTGGCCTCCTGGCACGGCGCCACCATCTGCGAGATCCCGATCAAGAACGTGAACCGGGAGCGCGGCAACTCGCACTACGGTCTCTCGCGCACTTTTCGCGTCTTCTTCGACCTGATCACCATCCGCTTCCTGCTGCGCTACCTCTCGCGCCCGCTGCACTTCTTCGGGACGGTGGGCATGGCAGGCTTCGTGGGCGGGGGCCTGATCGGCGTGTGGCTGATGGTCCACAAGTTCCTCTACCACCAGCCGGTGATGGCCGACCACGGGCCGCTGATGTTGTTTGCCGCGGTGCTCATCCTGGGGGGCGCGCAGATGCTCGCCCTGGGCCTGCTGGGGGAGATGCAGGTGCGCCACTACCACGAGCCCTCGCGCCGCGCCCCCTACTCGGTGGAGCGCGTGCTGCGCCCCGCCGAGAGCCAGCAGAGCACCATCGCGGACCAGTAGAGACAGACAGCAGACCTCAGACGGCAGCAGGACCTTTCTAGCTGCGAACCGCTGCCTCCTGCCCTTAGCTACTGCCCGCCTTGTCCGCTGCTCTTAGCCCGTTAGGGCGATTGGCAATAGCCCAGGAC from Terriglobales bacterium includes the following:
- a CDS encoding glycosyltransferase family 2 protein — protein: MIRYSIVVPFHNEEENVTVLYDRLKAVMEATGETFEMVFVDDGSRDATFRLLQEIAAVDSRVVVVKLRRNFGQTSALAAGFDHARGEYVLAMDGDLQHEPEDIPLFLEKLHEGYDIVSGWRKQRIDNLWLRRIPSRVANWLMAKLSGVDIHDFGTTFKAYRRELIHQVPLYGELHRFIPALASWHGATICEIPIKNVNRERGNSHYGLSRTFRVFFDLITIRFLLRYLSRPLHFFGTVGMAGFVGGGLIGVWLMVHKFLYHQPVMADHGPLMLFAAVLILGGAQMLALGLLGEMQVRHYHEPSRRAPYSVERVLRPAESQQSTIADQ